In Sodalis ligni, a single genomic region encodes these proteins:
- a CDS encoding TetR/AcrR family transcriptional regulator, translating to MARPKSEDKRQAILASAIAIFAAQGLGAPTAKIARRAGVSEGTLFNYFSNKDELLNALYLLLKAELSEVMLPGYPDSQDLRSKALHIWRRYIGWGVDHPDKRKCMALLTLSDRVGEKTRERAMEGFAEINLVIHHSVAGGSFCGRSPDFAGAIMAALAETTMDFIQRERDNAEFYTSMGFDAFWRAIAG from the coding sequence ATGGCCAGACCCAAAAGTGAAGACAAACGCCAGGCCATCCTGGCGTCTGCCATAGCCATTTTCGCCGCCCAAGGGCTGGGGGCGCCCACGGCAAAAATCGCCCGCCGGGCCGGGGTGTCGGAAGGTACGCTGTTCAATTACTTCAGCAATAAAGATGAATTGCTGAATGCGTTATATCTGCTGCTGAAAGCGGAATTAAGCGAGGTCATGCTGCCGGGGTATCCGGATAGTCAGGATCTCAGGAGTAAGGCGCTTCATATCTGGCGGCGTTATATCGGCTGGGGGGTAGACCATCCGGATAAGCGCAAATGCATGGCGCTGCTGACTTTATCCGATCGGGTCGGCGAAAAGACGCGCGAGCGGGCTATGGAGGGATTCGCCGAGATCAACCTGGTGATTCATCACAGCGTGGCCGGGGGATCATTTTGCGGCCGCTCCCCGGATTTCGCCGGGGCCATAATGGCAGCCCTGGCGGAAACCACCATGGATTTTATCCAGCGGGAACGGGATAACGCCGAATTCTACACATCAATGGGCTTTGACGCCTTTTGGCGGGCCATAGCCGGGTGA
- a CDS encoding ABC transporter substrate-binding protein — MLKKLAVTALLVGLACQAQAESLTVISFGGQNKDAQDKAFYQPFSAAGKGTIEAGEYNGEMAKIRAMVETGQVGWDVVEVEGPELRRGCDEGLFEPLDWSKLGDKSEYVNGAASECGAGIFLWSTVLTYDAQKLKKAPTSWADFWNVKDFPGKRALRKSAKFTLEIALLADGVRREDVYSQLATKVGVDRAFRKLDEIKPQIQWWESGGQPLQWLVSGDVVMTSAYNGRVAAADKEGHDFRMVWDDSLYDLDSWAVVKGSKHKALAEQFIAFANLPENQKVFAENIPYGPTNKKTISLIDPAIAKGLPTAPDNLVNALPVDTQFWIDHGEELEQRFNAWAAQ; from the coding sequence ATGTTGAAAAAATTAGCGGTCACCGCACTTCTCGTGGGCTTGGCTTGCCAGGCACAGGCTGAATCCCTGACGGTTATTTCGTTTGGCGGACAGAACAAGGACGCCCAGGACAAGGCGTTCTATCAGCCGTTCAGCGCGGCGGGCAAGGGCACTATCGAGGCGGGGGAATACAACGGCGAAATGGCCAAGATCCGCGCCATGGTGGAAACCGGCCAGGTGGGCTGGGATGTGGTGGAAGTGGAAGGGCCGGAGCTGCGCCGCGGCTGCGACGAAGGTCTGTTCGAACCACTGGACTGGTCCAAGCTGGGGGATAAAAGCGAATACGTTAACGGAGCCGCCAGCGAATGCGGCGCCGGCATTTTTCTCTGGTCCACCGTGCTGACCTATGACGCGCAAAAGCTGAAAAAAGCCCCCACCAGCTGGGCCGACTTCTGGAATGTCAAAGACTTCCCCGGTAAACGCGCCTTGCGCAAAAGCGCCAAATTCACTTTGGAAATCGCCTTGTTGGCTGACGGCGTAAGACGGGAAGACGTCTACTCCCAATTGGCCACCAAGGTCGGGGTGGATCGGGCCTTTAGAAAACTTGATGAAATCAAACCGCAAATCCAGTGGTGGGAATCCGGCGGGCAGCCCCTGCAGTGGCTGGTTTCCGGCGATGTGGTCATGACATCCGCCTATAACGGCCGCGTCGCGGCGGCGGATAAAGAAGGGCATGATTTCCGGATGGTCTGGGACGACAGCCTGTACGATCTCGACAGTTGGGCGGTGGTTAAGGGTTCCAAGCACAAAGCCCTGGCGGAACAATTCATCGCGTTTGCCAACCTGCCGGAAAATCAAAAGGTGTTCGCGGAAAATATCCCTTACGGCCCCACCAATAAAAAGACCATCAGCCTGATTGATCCGGCCATCGCCAAGGGTTTGCCCACCGCGCCGGATAATTTGGTGAACGCCCTGCCGGTGGATACCCAGTTCTGGATCGATCATGGAGAAGAGCTCGAACAGCGGTTCAACGCCTGGGCGGCGCAATAA
- a CDS encoding SDR family NAD(P)-dependent oxidoreductase has translation MEQKTLLLTGASRGIGHATVKYFHAAGWRIFTASRQSWVEECPWAEKMLNHIHLDLEDIAGVDGAMPLLKEKLEGRLDALVNNAGISPKAEDGGRLGVRETSYATWLQVFNVNLFSTALLANGLFDELKAARGSIINVTSIAGTRVHPFAGVAYATSKAALSALTREMAYDFGRHGIRVNAIAPGEIDTSILSPGTQDIIERQVPLQRLGKPDEVASLIYFLCTQAASYVNGAEIPVNGGQHV, from the coding sequence ATGGAGCAGAAAACATTGTTATTGACCGGGGCCAGCCGCGGAATAGGCCACGCCACCGTCAAATATTTCCACGCGGCGGGGTGGCGTATTTTTACCGCATCCCGCCAAAGCTGGGTGGAGGAGTGTCCCTGGGCGGAGAAAATGCTCAATCACATCCACCTGGACCTGGAGGACATCGCCGGCGTCGACGGGGCGATGCCGCTGCTCAAGGAGAAGCTGGAAGGGCGCCTGGACGCGCTGGTGAATAATGCCGGCATTTCTCCCAAGGCGGAAGACGGCGGGCGCCTCGGCGTGCGCGAGACCTCCTACGCCACCTGGCTGCAGGTATTCAACGTGAATCTTTTTTCCACCGCCCTGCTGGCCAACGGACTGTTCGACGAGCTGAAGGCCGCCCGTGGCAGCATTATCAACGTGACCTCCATTGCCGGCACCCGGGTCCATCCGTTCGCCGGCGTGGCCTACGCCACGTCCAAGGCGGCTTTGTCCGCCCTGACCCGTGAGATGGCCTACGATTTCGGCCGGCACGGCATCCGCGTCAACGCCATTGCGCCGGGGGAAATCGATACCTCCATTCTCTCCCCCGGCACGCAGGATATTATTGAACGCCAGGTGCCGCTGCAGCGTCTGGGCAAACCCGATGAAGTGGCTTCCCTTATCTATTTCCTGTGCACGCAGGCCGCCTCGTATGTCAACGGTGCGGAGATACCGGTGAACGGCGGCCAGCATGTCTGA
- a CDS encoding zinc-binding alcohol dehydrogenase family protein: protein MKAIVYTQKGLPIEDPHSLFDTDLPKPAPGPRDLLVAVKAISVNPVDTKVRARAAVTEPRVLGWDVAGVVTEVGPQVTLFKPGDEVFYAGAITRPGCYSEFHLVDERIAGHKPASLGFADAAALPLTSVTAGELLFDRLGDKEKGGENDILLIIGAGGGVGSILTQLARQLTAMTIVGTASRPETREWVSSLGAHHVIDHSRNLVEQLHALGIKNVTHVASLTHTDSYYPQLIEALAPQGRLALIDDPATLDAMPLKAKSLSLHWELMFTRSTFQTADMIEQHHLLERISSLVDNGTLKTTLGQHFGVINAANLRRAHALIESGKSRGKLVLEGF from the coding sequence ATGAAAGCCATTGTTTATACCCAAAAAGGGTTACCGATTGAAGATCCGCACTCCCTGTTCGACACCGACCTGCCGAAGCCCGCGCCGGGTCCGCGGGATTTGCTGGTGGCGGTTAAAGCCATATCCGTCAATCCGGTGGACACCAAGGTCAGGGCCAGGGCAGCGGTGACCGAACCACGGGTGCTGGGCTGGGATGTGGCCGGCGTCGTCACTGAGGTCGGCCCGCAGGTCACCTTGTTCAAACCGGGCGACGAGGTCTTCTATGCCGGCGCCATCACCCGTCCGGGGTGCTACAGCGAATTTCACCTGGTGGACGAACGCATTGCCGGGCATAAACCCGCCAGCCTGGGGTTTGCCGATGCCGCCGCGCTGCCGCTGACCTCCGTCACCGCCGGGGAACTGCTGTTCGACCGCCTGGGCGACAAGGAAAAGGGCGGGGAGAATGATATTCTGCTGATTATCGGCGCCGGCGGCGGGGTAGGCTCCATCCTCACGCAGCTGGCCCGGCAGTTAACCGCCATGACCATCGTCGGTACGGCATCCCGGCCGGAAACCCGCGAATGGGTCTCATCTTTGGGAGCCCATCATGTTATCGATCACAGCCGGAATCTGGTTGAGCAATTACATGCCCTGGGCATAAAAAACGTGACTCATGTCGCCAGCCTGACCCACACCGACAGCTATTACCCACAGCTTATCGAGGCGCTCGCACCCCAGGGACGCCTGGCGCTGATAGACGATCCCGCCACCCTCGACGCCATGCCGCTCAAGGCCAAAAGCCTGTCGCTGCATTGGGAATTGATGTTTACCCGCTCCACGTTCCAGACCGCCGATATGATAGAGCAACACCATTTGCTGGAGCGCATCTCCTCCCTAGTGGATAACGGTACGCTGAAAACCACCCTGGGCCAGCACTTCGGCGTGATTAACGCCGCCAACCTGCGGCGGGCCCATGCGCTGATCGAAAGCGGCAAATCCCGCGGTAAACTGGTGCTGGAAGGTTTTTAA
- a CDS encoding aspartate aminotransferase family protein: protein MQNDSVTTSQKLLARRKRVLGAGYRLFYQEPLHVVRAEGVWLYDEQDRPYLDVYNNVASVGHCHPAVVAAIAEQSARLNTHTRYLNDAIVDFAEDFLQEFPAELGNITLTCSGSEANDLALRIARFATGGSGVLVARWAYHGVTAAVAEVSPALGDGAIRGPSTVLFDAPDSYRRGISLAESVAGALRDMRQRGIKPAALLADTIFSSDGIFCAPPGQLRQAAELVRQAGGLFIADEVQAGFGRTGNDMWGFTRHGVTPDMVTVGKPMGNGHPVAGLVGRPALFDVFGSSQRYFNTFGGNPVSARAAHAVLKIIREEKLAQNAARVGDYLAAGLRRLAARYSAIGDIRAYGLFIGVELVLDRQTREPASELAFQVVNLLRGRRILTSTTGPRANILKIRPPLVFQTEHADLLLEQLDRVLAQCHA, encoded by the coding sequence ATGCAAAATGATAGTGTGACAACGTCACAAAAACTGCTGGCCCGGCGAAAGAGGGTGCTGGGGGCGGGTTATCGCCTGTTTTATCAGGAGCCGCTGCATGTGGTGCGGGCAGAGGGCGTGTGGCTTTACGACGAACAGGACCGGCCTTATCTGGATGTTTATAATAACGTGGCGTCGGTGGGTCATTGCCATCCGGCGGTGGTGGCGGCTATCGCCGAACAAAGCGCCCGCCTGAATACCCATACCCGCTATCTTAATGACGCCATCGTGGACTTTGCCGAGGATTTTCTGCAGGAGTTTCCCGCGGAGCTGGGGAATATCACCCTGACCTGCAGCGGCAGCGAGGCTAATGACCTGGCCCTGCGCATCGCCCGCTTCGCCACCGGCGGCAGCGGCGTACTGGTGGCCCGCTGGGCTTATCACGGCGTGACCGCCGCGGTGGCGGAAGTCTCTCCGGCGCTGGGGGACGGCGCGATACGCGGCCCGTCGACGGTGCTGTTCGATGCGCCGGACAGCTATCGCCGGGGAATTTCCCTTGCCGAGAGCGTGGCGGGAGCCCTGCGGGATATGCGGCAGCGGGGCATCAAGCCGGCGGCCTTGCTGGCGGACACCATTTTCTCCAGCGACGGGATATTCTGCGCGCCTCCCGGACAGTTGCGCCAGGCGGCGGAGCTGGTGCGCCAGGCCGGCGGCCTGTTTATCGCCGACGAAGTGCAAGCGGGGTTCGGCCGCACCGGTAACGACATGTGGGGCTTTACCCGCCACGGCGTCACGCCGGACATGGTTACCGTGGGCAAGCCGATGGGCAACGGCCACCCGGTGGCGGGGCTGGTGGGACGGCCGGCGCTGTTCGATGTCTTCGGAAGCAGCCAGCGCTATTTTAATACCTTCGGCGGCAATCCGGTCTCCGCCCGCGCCGCTCATGCGGTGCTAAAGATTATTCGAGAGGAAAAGCTGGCGCAAAACGCCGCCCGGGTGGGAGACTATCTGGCGGCGGGACTGCGCCGGCTGGCGGCCCGCTATAGCGCCATCGGCGACATTCGCGCCTACGGATTGTTTATCGGCGTTGAGCTGGTGCTCGACCGGCAGACCAGGGAACCGGCGTCGGAGCTGGCTTTTCAGGTCGTGAACCTATTGCGCGGACGCCGAATTTTGACAAGCACCACCGGTCCCCGGGCCAATATCCTCAAAATCCGGCCGCCGCTGGTGTTTCAAACGGAGCATGCCGATCTGCTCCTTGAACAGTTGGATCGGGTACTGGCGCAGTGCCATGCCTGA
- a CDS encoding NAD-dependent succinate-semialdehyde dehydrogenase: MQLNDPTLFRHQALINGEWRDGDHGAVEAVTNPATGEVLAKVAQLSAAQTGAAIGASADALVSWRALTGKQRGVVLQKWAALIEQHQEDLAVILTAEQGKSLAEARGEIAYANSFIIWFAEEAKRVEGTVLQSPQAHQRLLVIKQAIGVTAAITPWNFPAAMITRKVAPALAAGCTMIVKPAEQTPLTALALAELAQRAGIPAGVLQVVTGPAAAAGKVLCDSPVVRKLSFTGSTEVGRLLMAQCAPTIKKLSLELGGNAPVIVFDDADLDSAVAGIMASKFRNSGQTCVCANRIYVQRGIYPALAARLVASVEALRVGNGMEQGVTQGPLIDDDAVAKVRAHIDDALSQGATLLTGGRPHALGGTFFQPTVIGDVTASMRFAREETFGPVAPLFPFDDEAQAVAMANDTEFGLAAYVFTRDAARQWRVPEALEYGMVGINTGLISNEVAPFGGVKQSGLGREGSRFGIDEYLEMKYLCLDLSPAR; this comes from the coding sequence ATGCAGCTTAATGACCCGACATTGTTTCGCCATCAGGCTCTGATCAACGGCGAATGGCGCGACGGCGACCATGGCGCCGTTGAAGCGGTGACCAATCCGGCCACCGGTGAAGTGCTGGCGAAGGTGGCGCAATTGAGCGCTGCCCAGACCGGCGCCGCTATTGGCGCCTCCGCCGATGCGCTGGTCTCATGGCGCGCGCTGACCGGTAAGCAGCGGGGAGTAGTTCTGCAAAAATGGGCTGCCCTCATTGAGCAACATCAAGAGGATCTGGCGGTTATCCTGACGGCGGAACAGGGCAAATCCCTGGCGGAAGCCCGCGGCGAAATCGCCTATGCCAACAGCTTCATCATCTGGTTTGCCGAAGAGGCCAAACGGGTGGAAGGGACGGTATTACAATCCCCCCAGGCCCATCAGCGGTTGCTGGTGATTAAACAGGCCATCGGCGTCACCGCCGCCATCACGCCGTGGAATTTTCCGGCGGCGATGATCACGCGCAAGGTTGCGCCCGCGCTGGCAGCCGGTTGCACCATGATTGTCAAACCCGCCGAGCAAACGCCCCTCACCGCCCTGGCGCTGGCGGAGCTGGCGCAGCGGGCCGGCATTCCCGCAGGCGTTCTGCAGGTAGTGACCGGGCCGGCGGCGGCGGCGGGCAAAGTGCTGTGCGACAGCCCCGTTGTGCGCAAGCTCAGCTTTACCGGCTCCACGGAAGTGGGCCGTTTGCTGATGGCCCAATGCGCCCCCACCATCAAAAAGCTCTCCCTGGAGCTGGGGGGCAACGCGCCGGTCATTGTGTTCGACGATGCCGATTTGGACAGCGCGGTGGCCGGCATTATGGCGTCGAAATTCCGTAACAGCGGGCAGACCTGCGTGTGCGCCAACCGTATCTACGTGCAGCGGGGTATCTACCCGGCGCTGGCCGCCCGGCTGGTGGCAAGCGTCGAGGCCCTGAGAGTGGGCAACGGCATGGAGCAGGGCGTGACCCAGGGGCCGCTTATCGACGATGACGCCGTCGCCAAGGTGCGCGCTCATATCGACGACGCCCTGAGCCAGGGAGCGACCCTGCTCACCGGCGGGCGGCCGCACGCGTTGGGGGGCACCTTTTTCCAGCCTACCGTTATCGGCGATGTGACGGCCTCCATGCGTTTCGCCCGGGAAGAGACGTTCGGCCCGGTGGCGCCGCTGTTTCCTTTTGACGATGAGGCGCAGGCCGTGGCCATGGCCAACGACACTGAATTCGGCCTGGCGGCCTATGTCTTCACCCGCGACGCGGCTCGTCAATGGCGGGTGCCGGAAGCGTTGGAGTACGGCATGGTGGGCATCAACACCGGTCTGATTTCCAATGAGGTGGCGCCGTTCGGCGGGGTGAAACAATCCGGTCTCGGACGGGAAGGATCCCGCTTCGGCATCGATGAATACCTGGAAATGAAATACCTGTGCCTGGATCTTTCCCCGGCCCGGTGA
- a CDS encoding ABC transporter permease — protein sequence MVRQQGMLLMRLWDGLFNLYGAAVLLFLVVPVLIIVPLSFNGGSFLSYPLNGFSLRWYQAFFHSREWLGALGNSLLIAPLATLLATVLGVLASVGLVRGEFRGKSLVLAIIISPMIAPVVIVAVGMFFFFARINLLYSYLGLGLAHAMLGVPFVVITVTAVLKNYDLNLTRAAASLGAPPWQAFRRVTLPLIAPGVFSGALFAFAASFDEVVVTLFLASPSQRTLPIQMFAGIRENLDPTIAAAASLMVGAALILLLVMEMLRRRSSRIRGNAG from the coding sequence ATGGTCAGGCAACAGGGCATGCTGTTAATGCGGTTATGGGACGGGCTGTTTAATTTGTACGGCGCGGCGGTGCTGCTTTTTCTGGTGGTGCCGGTGCTGATTATCGTACCGCTGTCATTTAACGGCGGCTCTTTTTTAAGCTATCCGCTGAACGGCTTTTCGCTGCGCTGGTACCAGGCGTTTTTTCACTCCCGCGAATGGCTGGGGGCCTTGGGCAATAGTCTGCTGATTGCGCCGCTGGCCACCTTGCTGGCTACCGTGCTGGGGGTTCTGGCCTCGGTGGGGCTGGTGCGCGGCGAGTTCCGCGGCAAGTCGCTGGTGCTGGCCATCATTATTTCGCCGATGATTGCCCCGGTGGTGATTGTGGCGGTGGGGATGTTTTTTTTTTTTGCCCGTATAAACCTGCTTTACAGTTATCTCGGCCTGGGGCTGGCCCACGCCATGCTGGGCGTTCCGTTTGTGGTGATTACCGTGACGGCAGTGCTGAAAAACTATGATCTTAATCTAACCCGCGCGGCCGCCAGCCTCGGCGCGCCGCCCTGGCAGGCGTTCAGGCGCGTGACTTTGCCGCTGATTGCCCCAGGGGTCTTCTCCGGCGCGCTGTTCGCCTTTGCCGCCTCGTTTGATGAAGTGGTGGTCACGCTGTTCCTGGCCAGCCCCTCTCAGCGGACATTGCCTATTCAGATGTTCGCCGGTATCCGGGAAAACCTCGATCCCACCATTGCCGCCGCCGCGTCATTAATGGTGGGGGCCGCGCTGATACTGCTGCTGGTGATGGAAATGCTGCGCCGCCGGTCGTCCCGTATCCGTGGGAATGCCGGTTAG
- a CDS encoding PLP-dependent aminotransferase family protein, producing the protein MRSLLTDMLLQRLSAHTQGPLHRRLYDCIRLAILEGVIGAGSRLPPTRDLAGALSLSRNTVSTAYEQLLAEGYTFTRAGSGTFVTDHMPDGAMAPVNEQPPASRRLAENEFSQRGAHLLAKTGASPHQWGAFMPGVPDVSNFPHGLWRRIHSRLIRRIKPDYLTYSRMGGSPDLQQALVDYLRVARSVNCEAQQIIITEGTHQAVDLLAKMLCNPGDRAWIEEPCYWGLRNVLTVNSVEVVPVTVDNQGISLPDVPAEGDAPRLICVTPSHQYPTGAVMSLTRRQRLLALAQECGAWVVEDDYDSEFRYSGNPIPALQSLTPQAPVIYIGTFSKTLYPGLRISYMVLPLALAEQMRVAHAELYRGGHWITQLVLAQFIAEGHYASHIRRMRLLYGKRRTVLSRLILQHLGEDALRDDSNAGLHLVMSLPEEVDDERLARDAGRQGIYVRPLSTYYLTSQRKKGLLLGYACVDEAAIEPAFSVLMACLAQQTGAGAS; encoded by the coding sequence TTGAGATCGCTTCTTACCGATATGCTGCTGCAGCGCTTGTCCGCTCATACCCAGGGCCCGTTGCACCGCCGCTTATACGACTGTATCCGCCTGGCTATCCTGGAGGGCGTCATCGGCGCCGGCAGCCGTCTGCCCCCCACCCGCGATCTGGCGGGGGCGCTGTCGCTGTCGCGCAATACCGTCAGTACCGCCTATGAACAATTATTGGCGGAGGGCTATACCTTTACCCGCGCCGGCAGCGGAACCTTTGTCACCGACCATATGCCCGATGGCGCCATGGCGCCGGTTAACGAGCAGCCGCCGGCCTCCCGGCGGCTGGCGGAAAACGAATTTTCCCAAAGAGGGGCCCATCTGCTGGCTAAAACCGGCGCGTCGCCGCACCAGTGGGGCGCGTTTATGCCTGGGGTGCCGGACGTGTCCAATTTTCCACACGGCCTGTGGCGGCGCATTCATTCCCGGCTGATAAGGCGTATCAAGCCGGACTATCTGACCTATTCGCGCATGGGGGGTAGCCCGGACCTGCAGCAGGCGCTGGTGGATTATCTGCGGGTGGCACGCTCGGTGAACTGCGAGGCGCAGCAGATTATTATTACCGAAGGCACCCATCAGGCCGTTGATTTGCTGGCGAAGATGCTGTGCAATCCCGGCGATCGCGCCTGGATTGAGGAACCCTGCTATTGGGGGCTGCGCAACGTGCTCACCGTCAATAGCGTGGAAGTGGTTCCCGTGACGGTGGATAATCAAGGGATCAGCCTGCCGGATGTGCCGGCGGAGGGCGATGCGCCTCGGCTGATATGCGTGACACCGTCACATCAATATCCCACCGGGGCGGTGATGAGCCTTACCCGGCGCCAGCGTCTGCTGGCCCTGGCGCAGGAGTGCGGGGCTTGGGTGGTGGAGGATGATTATGACAGTGAATTCCGCTATTCCGGCAACCCTATTCCCGCCCTGCAAAGCCTGACGCCGCAGGCGCCGGTGATCTATATCGGCACCTTCAGTAAAACCCTCTATCCGGGGCTGAGAATCAGCTATATGGTGCTGCCCCTGGCGCTGGCCGAGCAGATGCGTGTGGCCCATGCGGAGCTGTACCGCGGCGGCCACTGGATCACCCAGCTGGTATTGGCGCAGTTTATCGCCGAGGGGCATTATGCCTCCCATATCCGCCGTATGCGGCTGCTGTACGGTAAACGGCGTACTGTGCTGAGCCGTCTGATCCTGCAGCATCTGGGGGAGGATGCGCTGCGGGACGACAGCAACGCCGGTCTGCATTTGGTGATGTCGCTGCCGGAGGAGGTGGATGACGAGCGCCTGGCGCGGGACGCGGGACGGCAAGGTATTTACGTCCGGCCGCTCTCCACCTATTATCTGACGTCTCAGCGTAAAAAAGGATTGTTGCTGGGCTATGCCTGTGTGGATGAAGCCGCTATCGAACCGGCGTTCAGCGTGTTGATGGCCTGTCTGGCGCAGCAAACCGGCGCGGGTGCTTCTTAG
- a CDS encoding GntR family transcriptional regulator gives MSYQPGPIEHSYLGSSVYATLRQALITGQLKPDERLRIRELASQVGTSVTPVRDAILQLAKEQALEMRTPKDIRVPSLTQEQYLEIRTLRLDLEGLGAQRAAQHISPAVLQQLTVNIRRNIRAITEEDLANALRLNSEFHLLVAHSAQMPLLSSFIDRLWMRIGPLIAQAYMQISPQMAVGHHQELLAALRRHDCAAAASAIRQDIMDSHDTLLAFIARDRPAL, from the coding sequence GTGAGTTACCAACCAGGTCCTATTGAGCATTCCTATTTGGGTTCCAGCGTCTATGCCACGTTGCGTCAGGCATTGATCACCGGCCAGCTTAAGCCCGATGAACGTCTGCGTATCCGGGAATTGGCGTCCCAGGTGGGAACCAGCGTCACGCCGGTGCGGGATGCGATTTTGCAGTTGGCAAAGGAGCAGGCGCTGGAGATGCGCACGCCTAAGGATATCCGGGTGCCGTCCCTGACCCAGGAGCAATATTTGGAAATTCGCACCCTGCGGCTGGACCTGGAGGGATTAGGCGCCCAACGGGCGGCACAGCATATCTCTCCCGCCGTTTTGCAGCAACTGACCGTTAATATCCGCCGCAATATCCGCGCCATTACCGAAGAGGATCTGGCGAACGCGCTGCGTCTGAACAGCGAATTTCATTTACTGGTGGCCCACAGCGCCCAGATGCCGTTATTGAGCAGCTTTATCGATCGGCTGTGGATGCGCATCGGTCCGCTGATAGCCCAAGCCTATATGCAGATTTCGCCGCAGATGGCGGTGGGGCATCATCAGGAACTGCTGGCGGCGCTGCGCCGCCATGACTGCGCCGCCGCGGCGTCGGCCATCCGGCAGGATATTATGGACAGCCACGATACCCTGCTGGCGTTTATCGCCAGGGACCGTCCCGCGCTCTGA
- a CDS encoding phosphotransferase, whose amino-acid sequence MSEPAADAGLLSSDAPVVNLGDARRAARELYGLDAVATPLAGERDANFLLTAENRLRWMMKFINPAESPAESDFQEALLRHVAGRDPHLQVPGLIERSHGGKGPFCSVKGRPLRVRLVTWLPGTPLHQVTASPVVLGSLGRGLAALDLALAGFHHPAARRTLLWNSSDPGRVRPYWAEIQEPAQRRLLGEILDQFEERMPPRLGMVRHQVIHNDFNPHNVLLDASASVLAGIIDFGDALYAPLVNELSTALAYQVSDTDDVLARMPPFVAGYHQVLPLTDEEIQLLPMLIASRLALSVIITQWRARRYPANRAYILRHRARAWDGVQKLWLLGPDEIADRLGAARFI is encoded by the coding sequence ATGTCTGAACCGGCCGCCGATGCCGGCCTGTTATCCAGCGATGCGCCGGTGGTTAACCTCGGGGATGCGCGCCGGGCGGCGCGGGAGCTGTACGGGCTTGACGCCGTCGCCACGCCGCTGGCGGGGGAGAGGGACGCCAATTTTCTGTTGACGGCGGAAAATCGGCTGCGCTGGATGATGAAGTTTATCAATCCGGCGGAAAGCCCGGCGGAGAGCGATTTCCAGGAAGCCCTACTACGGCATGTGGCCGGTCGCGATCCCCATCTGCAGGTGCCGGGCCTGATAGAGCGCTCCCACGGGGGAAAGGGTCCGTTCTGCTCGGTGAAGGGAAGGCCTCTGCGGGTCCGGCTGGTGACCTGGCTGCCGGGAACGCCGCTGCATCAAGTGACAGCGTCACCTGTGGTGCTGGGTTCCCTTGGCCGGGGTCTGGCCGCTCTCGATCTGGCCTTGGCGGGATTTCATCATCCGGCGGCCAGGCGGACGCTGTTATGGAACAGCAGCGATCCGGGCCGGGTTCGGCCTTATTGGGCGGAAATACAGGAACCGGCGCAACGCCGGCTGCTGGGGGAGATACTGGATCAATTCGAGGAGCGGATGCCCCCACGCCTGGGGATGGTGCGCCATCAGGTCATTCATAATGATTTTAATCCCCACAATGTCCTATTGGACGCCAGCGCATCCGTTCTGGCGGGGATTATCGATTTCGGCGACGCGCTGTATGCGCCCTTGGTCAATGAACTGTCCACGGCCCTGGCCTATCAGGTAAGCGATACGGACGATGTCCTGGCCCGCATGCCGCCGTTTGTCGCCGGTTACCACCAGGTTTTGCCGCTGACCGATGAAGAAATCCAACTGCTGCCGATGCTTATCGCTTCCCGCTTGGCGCTGTCGGTTATCATCACCCAGTGGCGGGCGCGGCGCTATCCCGCAAACCGCGCATATATCCTGCGCCATAGGGCGCGGGCTTGGGACGGTGTGCAAAAATTATGGCTGTTAGGCCCCGATGAGATTGCGGACCGGCTGGGCGCGGCGCGTTTTATTTAG